From the Lathyrus oleraceus cultivar Zhongwan6 chromosome 4, CAAS_Psat_ZW6_1.0, whole genome shotgun sequence genome, one window contains:
- the LOC127074782 gene encoding phosphoglycerate mutase-like protein 4 has translation MAGSSITDSLSSYSDTDFAEIVVVRHGQTIWNFEGKCQGQLDIELNEVGKQQAAAVADRLSMEPKISAVYSSDLKRALETAETIASRCGGLEVVKDLDLRERHMGSLQGLVFSESEKTNPIGYNILKSRNENQEIPGGGESLDQLYERCKSAVLRIGRKHKGERVVVVSHGASIEVLYKWACADGKYAGNIRNASITVFHLYGDDKWVVKLWADISHLTPY, from the exons ATGGCCGGGTCTTCCATCACCGATTCTCTTTCAAG CTATTCCGATACAGATTTTGCTGAAATTGTTGTGGTGCGTCATGGTCAAACAATATGGAATTTTGAAGGAAAATGCCAG GGACAATTGGATATTGAATTGAATGAAGTGGGAAAACAGCAAGCAGCTGCT GTTGCTGATAGACTATCGATGGAACCGAAGATCTCAGCTGTATATTCATCTGATTTGAAAAGAGCTTTAGAAACAGCAGAAACAATTGCATCAAGATGTGGAGGTCTAGAG GTTGTGAAGGATTTGGACCTGCGAGAAAGACACATGGGGAGTCTGCAAGGACTTGTTTTTAGTGAATCAGAAAAAACTAATCCCATAGGTTACAATATATTGAAATCCAGGAATGAAAATCAAGAAATTCCA GGCGGTGGAGAAAGTCTTGATCAACTGTATGAACGTTGCAAATCTGCAGTGCTGAGAATTGGCAGAAAACATAAAGGAGAACGTGTTGTTGTTGTTTCTCATGGAGCATCGATAGAAGTACTTTACAAATGGGCATGTGCAGATGGAAAGTATGCAGGGAATATACGCAATGCATCTATCACTGTTTTTCACTTATATGGTGATGACAAATGGGTTGTAAAATTATGGGCTGATATTAGTCATCTCACCCCATATTGA